One segment of Panicum virgatum strain AP13 chromosome 1K, P.virgatum_v5, whole genome shotgun sequence DNA contains the following:
- the LOC120656770 gene encoding chaperone protein ClpB1-like, producing MPPKGSNKKPPTTMLSSFGRGLTAAAQSADPVVGREDEIDCVVCILSRKSKNSAVLVGAPGVGKTAIAEGLAQRIARGEVSGVLAGARVVELSVAAMISGTTFRGTFEERVAGVIAEAEGAGPGKAVVVLFVDEIHMLLGAGRVAGSCIDASNMLKPALARGRVRCLGATTHDEYQRYFVRDAAFERRFQKVHVAEPGEADTVAILRRLKAGYEEHHGMEIQDDALVAAARLSGRYIPARHYPDKAIDLVDEACATARLLMDRRKKQQVVSSSSGQQPPLLEPKDENVVGPDHVARIVSKWTGIPVASLGQDERKRLLELPKRLHRRVVDQDEAVDVVAEAVVRSRLGLGNPDQPSGSFLFLGPTGVGKTELAKALAEQLFGDEKLLVRIDMSEYVGSNSVTRLIGSAPGQLGHEKGGQLTEMVRQRPYSVVLFDEVEKADSAVTNLFLQILDDGRLTDGQGRTVDFTNTIIILTSNLGVHHLYAAAAAAAMETARQRVLADVQRHFRPELINRFGEVVLFHPLSGEQLRKIARMQLKGLAARLADKGIGLDVTDAAMDVVLARSSDQVQMYGARPIKRCLQKNIMTRISKMVVQEEVDDDCYVSVDADGEKKELVFTVEKPEAGMGPESSEVTQAASLKNETPSSSSSMKKRKRRPPAKHLVVIEDDDE from the exons ATGCCACCTAAGGGATCCAACAAGAAGCCGCCGACGACGATGCTGAGCTCCTTCGGCCGCGGCCTGactgcggcggcgcagagcgcggACCCCGTGGTGGGGCGGGAGGACGAGATCGACTGCGTGGTGTGCATCCTCTcccgcaagtccaagaacagCGCCGTGCTCGTGGGCGCGCCGGGCGTCGGCAAGACTGCCATCGCCGAGGGCCTCGCGCAGCGGATCGCCCGCGGCGAGGTGTCGGGggtcctcgccggcgcgcgcgtcgTGGAGCTCAGCGTGGCCGCCATGATCTCCGGCACCACGTTCCGCGGCACGTTCGAGGAGCGCGTGGCGGGCGTGATCGCCGAGGCGGAGGGCGCCGGCCCCGGCAAGGCGGTGGTGGTGCTGTTCGTGGACGAGATCCACATGCTGCTCGgcgccggccgcgtcgccgggaGCTGCATCGACGCGTCCAACATGCTCAAGCCGGCGCTGGCGAGGGGCCGCGTGCGCTGCCTCGGCGCCACCACGCACGACGAGTACCAGCGCTACTTCGTCCGCGACGCCGCGTTCGAGCGCCGCTTCCAGAAGGTGCACGTCGCCGAGCCCGGCGAGGCCGACACGGTGGCCATCCTCCGCCGGCTCAAGGCGGGGTACGAGGAGCACCACGGCATGGAGATCCAGGACGAtgccctcgtcgccgccgccaggctCTCCGGCCGCTACATTCCAG CGCGGCACTACCCGGACAAGGCCATCGATCTGGTCGACGAGGCCTGCGCGACGGCGAGGCTTCTCATGGATCGCCGGAAGAAGCAGCAGGtagtcagcagcagcagcgggcaGCAGCCGCCCTTGCTGGAGCCCAAGGACGAGAACGTCGTCGGCCCCGACCACGTCGCTCGGATCGTGAGCAAGTGGACGGGCATCCCGGTGGCGAGCCTGGGGCAGGACGAGCGCAagaggctgctggagctgcccAAGCGGCTGCACAGGCGCGTCGTCGACCAGGACGAGGCCGTCGACGTGGTCGCCGAGGCGGTGGTGCGGTCGCGGTTGGGCCTCGGCAACCCCGACCAGCCGTCcggctccttcctcttcctcggcCCCACCGGCGTCGGCAAGACGGAGCTCGCCAAGGCCCTCGCCGAGCAGCTCTTCGGCGACGAGAAGCTGCTCGTCCGGATCGACATGTCCGAATACGTCGGCAGCAACTCCGTCACCCGCCTCATCGGCTCAGCCCCTGGGCAGCTCGGGCACGAGAAGGGAGGTCAGCTCACGGAAATGGTGAGGCAGCGGCCGTACAGCGTGGTGCTGTTCGACGAGGTGGAGAAAGCGGACTCCGCCGTGACGAACCTGTTCCTCCAGATCCTCGACGACGGCAGGCTCACCGACGGGCAGGGCCGCACCGTCGACTTCACCAACACCATCATCATCCTCACCTCCAACCTCGGCGTGCACCACCtttacgccgccgccgccgccgccgccatggagacCGCGCGGCAGCGCGTCCTGGCCGACGTGCAGAGGCACTTCAGGCCGGAGCTCATCAACCGGTTCGGCGAGGTGGTGCTGTTCCACCCACTGTCCGGCGAGCAGCTCCGCAAGATTGCGCGGATGCAGCTGAagggcctcgccgcgcgcctcgcCGACAAGGGCATCGGCCTCGACGTCACCGACGCGGCCATGGACGTGGTGCTGGCCAGGTCGAGCGACCAGGTGCAGATGTACGGCGCGAGGCCGATCAAGCGGTGCCTGCAGAAGAACATCATGACCAGGATCTCCAAGATGGTGGTGCAGGAggaggtcgacgacgactgcTACGTCTCGGTCGACGCCGACGGGGAGAAGAAGGAGCTGGTGTTTACCGTTGAGAAGCCAGAGGCGGGAATGGGCCCGGAATCTTCCGAGGTGACCCAAGCAGCATCGCTGAAGAACGAGACGCCATCATCGTCGTCCtcgatgaagaagaggaagcggaGGCCACCGGCGAAACATCTTGTCGTGATTGAAGATGACGACGAGTAG
- the LOC120654689 gene encoding agamous-like MADS-box protein AGL80, with translation MARKKVALQRIANDSTRRATLKKRRKGLMKKASELATLCDVDVLVVVYDGEGEGEARPPEVWPEAPVEAERVAARFKAVPELDQCKKKQDMKALLTQRNDKLRDQLRKARHENRERERALLLHDAIAGRRPGLAGLSVEEVAALGLVVEQRIQTVMDAIARLQLQGEGHDLPAATSSALAPCGTGAGAGHRDMMMQAPDPQGGWMVAGGDNGALAYNGFAVGAGAGGDMPPQFSGMGGFGFAGLDAGRSFPSM, from the coding sequence ATGGCTCGCAAGAAGGTGGCCCTGCAGCGGATCGCCAACGACTCGACCCGCCGCGCGACCTTGAAGAAGCGCCGCAAGGGCCTGATGAAGAAGGCGAGCGAGCTGGCCACGCTGTGCGACGTCGACGTCCTCGTCGTGGTCtacgacggcgagggcgagggcgaggcgcggccgccggaggtGTGGCCGGAGGCCCCCGTCGAGGCGGAGCGCGTCGCCGCCCGCTTCAAGGCCGTGCCGGAGCTGGACCAGTGcaagaagaagcaggacatgaaGGCCTTGCTCACGCAGCGCAACGACAAGCTCAGGGATCAGCTGCGCAAGGCGCGGCACGAGAACCGGGAGCGCGAGAGGGCGCTCCTCCTGCACGacgccatcgccggccgccgcccgggccTCGCGGGCCTCTCCGTGGAGGAGGTCGCCGCCCTCGGCCTGGTGGTGGAGCAGCGCATCCAGACCGTCATGGACGCCATCGCGCGCCTCCAGCTCCAGGGGGAGGGACACGACCTtccggcggcgacgtcgtcggCATTGGCGCCgtgcggcaccggcgccggcgccggccacagGGACATGATGATGCAGGCGCCGGACCCGCAGGGCGGCTGGATGGTGGCCGGAGGGGACAATGGGGCGCTGGCCTACAACGGCTtcgccgtcggcgccggcgccgggggcgaCATGCCGCCGCAGTTTAGCGGTATGGGTGGTTTCGGGTTTGCGGGGCTTGATGCTGGCCGATCTTTCCCTTCCATGTAA